The window TTCAATTACCGCTGACAGCACGGTAAAGTGGTAAGAGAATAAGTGGAATGGGGAAAGTATTTGGAGGTTGTGGAGGGAAGTGGGGTGGAGGTCAGGTGAAATATAGGTTTATTTGGGTAAGGAGTACTAGATAATGGAATAATCAACCTTTTGGAGCCTGTTATCATTTTACTCATGTGCTTTCTTCTTTTACACAGGTATCTCACGGACTACGTTACCGATTTGAAGTTGTAATCAATGAGCTGAGAGATGCTGACAATATAGTGTACAAGACTACCCTTCTTGCATTCATCAATTGTTTAATTCTGGGTTGCAGTGAATTACACCAACGCAACCGAATTCGCAAAGAATTGCTGGGTAAGAAATAAAataactataaataattttacataattaaataatttaatagctGTGGGTAATGGGAGTTATTTCATACAAGATTGTAGCTTCTGGATTTAGGAAATTAGAATAAAGTACCACATTCCATTCATACAGACTTCTGTGAGAAATAAAATACAGTACAGTAAAATTTTGGTAATCAGGTCCTCTTGGCACCTAAAGGTGCTGGATTATTGCAATTTATAGAACATGACTTATGGTTTTACAAAAACAAATTAATAATACTGTGTACATATTGAAAGAGGTTAATTTATTCACTCTTCATTTAATATTCTATGTACCTACGCTACCAGTAATATTTAGGGTCATAACTCAAAAATACACTCATCAATTAAAAACTCTTACAAACCATGAGAATAAACATAACATTGCACACTGTATTTTGAGAAAGAACAGTAACCTACACATTGTAAACAGTAAAAAAGCCGTCAATTGTGGTTTGTTTTCTTACTTGAAGAATTTGAAATGTTTTGAAGGCTTTTCCTTGTAATCCCTTCCAGAACAGATGTTTTGAAATAGTACAGGTggaaaaaaaaaagtcagattACTGGACATAACCAGTCTAAAATGGAGATTCTTTGCCATCAGTATGATGAACTATCTATAATTTGACAGTTTTTGAAAGTACCCTGAACTACTTATGCTTCAGTCACCTTTTCATGTAGAAACTCTTAGACCATAGAACTGTGTGTGGCTTGGCATGATTGTACAATAAGAATCACTATCCAGATGCCCAGAGATTGTTTACAACAGTTCTTCCCAGGGCCACATTCTATAGAATACATTGCCTATACTGTGATGAAACTAATTCTATCCCTGAAATATGTATGAGAGTGGTAGTGGTGGTTAATTGTGGTCTCAAGAGgagcaactaggcaaccatcttctgttaACACAAATAAGAATAGAAAATTGGAGAGGTCTGATACTTGGAAAAATGAAACTATCCATAAAATAAAGGGAAggtcatgaagggcatgaaaatggactCCCTAGGTCTTGTAAACATAATACTTTTGGGGTtggaaagaacaagatttgaccaacagaggtcagaaaggaaagatgaaagtgaggagcccgacacaaataactggatgcaatgccagactcaactaggaGAACCGTGGTTGCGAACCCACactcccccttttagtcacctcttatgacaaagCATAcaatggatgtattctactgcccccaccaacgGCTAAAAACAAACCAACTTCATCTTCACCCGTCACCTCTAGATATAGTACAATCAAGCTGATCTACTTTACGATTGAAATCCATGCTCCTCGACACAAACGGCTGTGTGGGAGCATCGTGCAAGGTGCAAAAACAAATTATAGAACAAAGAGTCCTTTTCACAAATATATTTATGTGTAAGTCCTaagtaaattataattttgttcattttatgTGCCATAGGACTTGGGCTGAATGCACTTCTAAGCACCTTGAGAGAAGATGATGATGAGGAACTGAACATACAACTAGCTGTGTTTGATGAAAATCAGCACGGGGATGAGGAGCAACTTGGTCCGTTACATCTCTCACACCAGCAGCTGTTTGAAACTGTCTTCTACAAGGTACGGTACTCCTTTTTAGTGTCCCAttgtaatgttgttgttattattattattattattattattattattattattattattattattattattattattattattattattattattattattattattcagctcatTTGTAATATGCATGGTTTACTATTTCAGGTCATGGAGTCGCCACAAGCCTTGTCATTTCATGCGTTACTGCTTAATCTGTCTCAGCTAGACCCAGCAGACCGGAAATCGTAAGTTTTCTCTTAACAAATGTAGTAACTAGtgaataagtaatggaaaggaacaaacaagtgatgaATAAAGTCATAGAGTGTAACAGTAAGTTACATCTAAACTTTCAGAACATATTCCTCTCGCATAGAAGAATAAAatgttatatggacatgagtccagaaatgctttatttccatgttagaactagtTTTCTACAATTCTACAAAGTacattaacctcttaactgggtaccAAGTTCTCCATGTGTGTAACCTGCCCTCGGTACAGTTttccccactttgtgatatttaaatatttcctgcaaaaatatatacacaattaGTTTAATGTAGTGATTATTATACATCAGTAATggctttttttaaaatgctatttgttcggggtgtcggcccatgtggatcttttgccgctactggcaccatattgtatgaacctgcatgtaattggaatggcggtagtgtggaatgttgtgtgtgaggaaaggaagattaaggacgtcacaaacacccagtccccaggactgggatattaatcattacaattaaaaacctctgacccgaccgggaatcgaacccggggtcgccgggtgacaggcggacgcgttgccgcctacactgtggggccggaaTCGGTAATGGCTTACTAACATTATTTATGTGGTTATGTAACCAGACGATTACAGGTTTTGTAGATTGCTATCTTTGTGATACAGGCAGAAACAAGGTCATCTACAAATACAGTGTATTCTTAGACACTGTACATCACTAAAACTATATTTATCGCATTTACCCCTGTAAAAGAAATTCTTAGTCTTGGGGCACCATTCGCAACGAACTGAGGCAGATGTTACATTCTGAACATCTTCTTCATCATTTGGTTAATCTGAAATCACTTTACTTTACTTGCATGATCACTTGCTGAAAACAAACCAACTTCATCTTCACCCGTCACCTCTAGATATAGTACAATCAAGCTGATCTACTTTACGATTGAAATCCATGCTCCTCGACACAAACGGCTGTGTGGGAGCATCGTGCAAGGTGCAAAAACAAATTCATTTTAAGAGGCTGTGATAGCTATACAATACAATATACAGAGTGATATTGTGGAAAGTATATCAACTAATACGGTAGACATCAGATATATGCTGTCACTCCCAAGGGAAATAAGCAAAAAATTTTACAATCGGCTTATGCCATCATACCCACCATACAATCACAGCATGAAAACGTCTAGATGTCATGCTCATTTAAGggattaatcatgggaaacatgcaGGAATAGAATGTACCAGCATACAacgtgaaactctttcttacatgaaatgtttaaaatgaccTCTATTAACATTGATACATGAAAACACAATATTCCAGGGTTACATCAGCGAAATGGCAAGTTGAGGCATGTATCAATGCTCATGGAGAGCACTTTGTAAGAAAAAGTTTCATGTGATATTGTGGTACGTTCTTTTCCTCTGActgatgtactatgtagagttgtataaaatgaaatcaaacatggaaataaagcatttctggacatatgtaacaTCATTAtgtgataaacacaatgacagatcagtgtggGGAGAGCTAGCTAGAGAAACGGAAaaaaggacaaatatgaaaacacacaAGGGCAACCCCCACTGCTGTTTTCATAGAGATGGACTCTCTTCTAATCAGTCCCAGTTCTTTCACacccatatcaatcaatcaatcaatcaatcaatcaatcaatcaatcaatcaatcaatcaatcaaaccgtgtcactactgatctgcatttagggtagtcacctaGGTGACAAATTCCTTAtgggttgttttcctagcctgttcttaaatgattgcaaagaaattggaaatttattgaacatctcccttggtaggttattccaatccttaactccccttcctataaatgaatgtttgcttgaattcaaacttcatcttcatattgtgatcttttctactttcaaagacaccactcaaacttatttgcctactaatatcattccatgccatctctccactgacagcttggaacatacacttgtattaccaatataaacggtctgttattggacattatacattttccagctaactcttttctggttgccagtgttttaccccagtgtgctaagttgggctcatcaaatAGCACACGTACCAagatgcatgactagtgcataccctGTGGGAACCGACATCTATAtcgcataccacttagtcgaggagctcgtctcctttctcctaagtctttccagcccaaactttgcaacatttctgtaatgctactcttttgtttgcaatcacccagaacaaatagagctgcttttctttgcattttttccagttcttgaattaagtaatcctgatgagggccccatacactagaaacatactttaattggggtcttaccagagacctatttgccccctcctttacatccttactacaacccctaaataccctcataaccatgtgcagagatctgtaccctttatttacaatcacgtttatgatactccaatgaagatcttttcttatattaacacctaggtacttaaaatgatccccaaaaggaagtttctccccatcaacacagtaattaaaactgagaggacttttcctatttgcgaaactcacaacctgacttttaaccccgtctaacaatcataccattgcctactgtccttctcactacattatcaaaatcattttgcagttgctcacactaCGTTTCTTCTCAGCAAGCAGCTATTTTatgctttccagcttcatcagaAGCATGGACTTCAATGCTTGAGAGTCCATATCAGTATATAATCAGTCTTAATGTGGGAAGTATAGAATAAAATAAAGCTatataaacacaggaaaagggaagataCAAAAAGTAAATATCAGTACAGCTAGTAAAATGGTAGGAACACAGGACAGACACAGAAGGTGAAAAAGGATTTTGGTGGGTTAGTAGAAGTCATGGAAAGGAACAAGTTCATTGTGTTTTTACGTTTATCCTGGTCTTCTTTTGCTATTGCTTCCTCTTCCGATCTATGATTATATTCCTGTCTTTGTTATTTGATATGTCACTTGTTTGATCCTTCCGGTTCCTTCCTATTCGTCATTGCTACCCTTTTTATATAACTGATCTACCTATCCAGCCTCCTGCATTTAAAATATACAGGTATTCTTAGATTTGTTTGTTCCCCTTATATTTTACTCTATTGGGAATATTTTGTATGTAACTTATTTCTTTGCTATCATACCAATTAGGGTCATAGTAGAATGTGATACCCCCTCCATCCCTTAGGTCACTTCTGTAAAATGTTGTAATATTTATTCACCCTTAAATTTTTGTTTGCACTATGTTTTCAATATAAACTGATGTCAACTGTACTTTCTTTAGGGACCATATTTGGCAAGCATTGGAGGATGTCTCTTCAGAAGTCTTGCCTGGAAAATCTAAGTCGTACATTCAATCAAGCGTGAATCAGTGCAACAACAGGAACAGAGGGAGATATCGCAGAAGTAAAAGCATGACTGTTCCTACTCCAGTTAATACATATGCTATCGATATAAATACAGCAAGACCAACATGTTGTGTAGCTACTCAGACAGACATTCGTTATGTGAACGTGGCTGTTCAGTCAGATGAAAGTACAGTACCTGCTGGTGTTTCCCACTCCCAACTATTGCCAGAAACAACAAGGACAGCTACAGGAGATTCAGTGTTATCTGAACATTTGCCTCTTTCTGGCAAGACTGAACCTCTCCCACAAGTGCCCCTAGTAccagcagcaccaccaccaccacctcctcctccaccaTCAATGTTTGGTATGGCTGGCTcggtaccaccaccaccaccattgcctAGTCTGAATggttcaccaccaccaccaccaccaccaccccctccCCCACCTATGCCTGTTGTGAACAGTGCAGTGatccctcctcctccaccaccaatGCCTGGTATGATCAGTGCAACTATTccccctcctcctccaccaccaccaatgCCTGGAGCAGAAAGAATGACATTACCTCCTCCACCTCCGCCACCACCACCAATGCCTGGTATGGCTGGTTTGGCAGCACCACCCCCTCCTCCACCAATGCCTGGTATGGCTGGTATCGGGGCACCCCCTCCTCCGCCAATGCCTAGTATGGGaaatctaccaccaccaccaccacctcctccttgTCTGCCTGGCGTGACaccacctcctccacctcctgGAATGCCTGGAACAGGAGTTTCTTCAGTTGATGAACCAATGAACTTTTCAAAGAGAATTGTGTCAGGATACATGACATGTCCTAACCGTCGCTCATTACCTGCTGATTTGAGTGGCTTTGATAAATTTAATACAGTGCCTCGCCGAAAGATGCGCACCCTCAACTGGAATAAAATACCTGTAAGCGTCATTGGTAAGtattttaagatatttattttCTTTAGCCAGAGGGAGGCTAGGACAAATATTGACCTTACTCGTGTCATTTTTGCCCTATGTAGTTGAAATATATTAAATTATCTTGATTTGGATGCAAGAACATACAGTGTACTTGTATGTATTTATGGCTTTGTACAAAATTACAAAACGCGTACTCCGAGTCCCAGTCCTTTTCCCACCATCCCCTCTCCTTTTCACCTGTTGTAAATCTACTTCCATCTTAGGTGTCCTCACCTCCTTAGTAttttggtatgtatgtatgtatgtattattattattattattattattattattattattattattattattattattattattatttgaaataatacTGTCTCCAATGATAAATCAGTCTGACCTCCAACATTAAAAAccttattttactgcaaaatggtattatttttgtatattctttaatttaattggtattgtAGTAGACATATGCATACATACTGGTAATAAGCTGAATTTCTTAAGATTTAAAAATGGTGTCCATTTTACAAAGTCTTTTAGTTACCTTGTTATTATTGTTTGGGTGGGTATGTTGATGCAATAGGTTGCCCTATGCCTCCACTGAATCATAAGGCTGGTTACAGGCCTTATTAGGAGTAGAAATGAACTTTCATTttcgaaaaggaaaagaaaaaaattgtgCAAGAAACAGTCTAGATACCTTATGTTCATTTATCTCAGTTTAGAATTAGTTTACTGTTCACATAAATTTATTTAGGTCACACTTTTAATATTACCAAGATTTCAGGAAGTGATTTAAAAGAACACAAAGATTAAGATAATTTTGACAATTTTCACCTTATTATGATGTTATTGCTTTAGACGTTGCATAGttgatcaaaatattaatttttttttcttcagaaagtTGTATTCAGATACCTGAATGGTATGGAGTTAAAACTAaatctgtatattaaaaaaaatgtatgaaaactaaagtcagtcagtctggccattctatctggtcgatttccttcaatttttttaaactgaaaggtattcgtgcacagatttgtcatcaggtactataaatcacttaacttccgccttcctcaaattatttgactttttcaattttttgtctcttggaagcaatcatatctttggttctaattgaggtatgcagtttattttggcctaaaaacactcagtggatcaagcactttcttttgaggcaataattacttaaattggtagaatcggaggaaagttatgagtacatttttcTCCATTACAAAAATCTTTGaaagactttttaacagttcggcgcatagtgttgttccaaggaacgtttaattcaatttctttgtgtgatgtattttcaagtgttttgttgacataatattacattctattaccacagcagatcatgtgctttatttcattaactcaaaactttgcaaatacatccatgaggataaTAATGAACAACACCATACCGTACATTGTACATTGTGGACGGAGCCAGCGGGAGTCTGCTACTATAGACTGAATAGATTTATTTAGTATGTGACTTTTCGTACCAGGAGTGTTTGAGAACATGTTTGGCTTGCTTGGTGCAGATTTTTCTGTTTGACAACCATGATTGACTTACACATCTGGgtataggaggaggaggaggaagggagATGGTGCAACCTCGTGTTCGCACATAGCCTTCTCCCGTGGAATAACTCCAAGGGAACTGCTTAAGACATAATGTCCCCATTCAATAGACAAATCTCAATCAGCAAAGTTACACGCAGTCACTCAGTCTGAacaatgtggagaggtttggaattgaacatAGGCTTTTCGCATGCAATTTAGTAATTAGATTTACACCACCTCCCCTTCTAAGCTGCTGActcacattctgatggtgacatttttttccaccaatgggacttaaaccagctaaccacagtgtcagttCATTAGACTTGACATTTtaaatgatcatggccaccaggcaggatATAGTAGGCCTAGATAGTTGATTTTTAATGATAATACATAGATTTTCCAAAATTGCTTGGAAATTTGTTATACTGACTTGCTAATAGATATGGGAACAGTATCAATGTCTAATATAGCATAAACATTACTGGGTGAATACTGTTTTAATATAGCATTGATAAATTAACAGAAGGCAGGTATTTGGAAGCTGAGGGACAAATCAAACTACCACCACTAGTCAGCTAAAGAATAGAATAATTCAGTTATTAGCAGCCTTTGGAAACTAGAATGTTATCAGTGAAATATTTCAGAATCTTAAAATATCAAATATTCTATACTGCTTTTTGTATgcctattttttaaatttattttttacagaTAACTCAATGTGGAGAGAATTACCAAAAACACCTTCAACATTGTCTGTGGACTTcataagaatggaagaattattttgTCAGAATTCTTCCTCTAAAAGACCAAAGTCAGCACCTGCTCCAATTGCTATGGCAGAAGTGAATCTTCTTGACAGCAAGCGTAGCCTTGCCGTAAACATCTTTCTCAAACAGTTCAAGAAAAGCAGTGATGAAATAATAGACTCCATTCGGGAAGCTAAAGGGGACATCATTGGTGCAGAAAAACTGAGAAATCTTCTGAGGCTTTTGCCAGAAAAACATGAGGTGAGAATCTTTACAGATTTTTAtgacttcttttaatttttgaacGTTTTGCTGATCTGATCTGATGAGTCATTATAGATAAATATAAATAACGCATGCTTTAGAGCAACAAGGGGGTTCTGAAAATATAACTGAAAACATTTTGTAATTGTGCCTGAAAATACCAGTACGGAATGATGTCTGACAAATACTGACATGTCATTAAAAACAAGAATTCTTTGATATTATGTGCACAATATTGAATTGTAGATGAGATAACTTTACAAGGCAGAGTTGCTCTACAACTTTTTTTGGGCACGGATATGATTAGGGAGAGGATTGTTAATAAACATCTAAATTAATAAGCAATGCAAAAGGTAGTTGCAGAAATATTTGTTAAATAAAAATTTTCAGTGTAATAAAAAGCAAAGCTAGAGCTTCTTCTAACCCTGGTTGGCAGCTACCTAGTCAGTGGCTCTCTTCTCAGCTGGAATTTACTCAATAGGTAGCATGGTGATTATTTCTTTACTCTCCTCTAGCCAACAGCACATGGGCTATCCATTCAAGTGGTTGCCACATCCAGTGTTTCTTAACTTCGTGGATCGTGCAGAATCCATGAGTACACCATAGGATAGCATTACATACTTGCTGAAATCACATTTTGAACACATTAGTGGGTCAGACAATTATCTGATGCCCTTTTAATTCAAATGGCCTTTATTTGTGCTTTTTATTTGTGATTTGTGCTGATTTACAATTGCAATTAAATTGCTCTACCATCAGAATGTACTGACTTGACATCTTGTCTAATGATGGCAATTTGTTGGCTATGATGGATGCCATCTGCCCCATAAATGAACAGTGTTATGCATCAAGCGGCTGTGCGTCAAATCCTAGTTTTGAGCAAAACTCGTTGaaaggttttcatatttaaaaCCATCTTAGAACGGATATtttagtaaaaataaataaataattggtaCAGTTATGTGATGCGGTGTGCGTAATGTGATTATTCAGAAGAAATCTCATTCAGTGCAATATTTTCCTTGATTTCCTCAAATTTAACTTAGCTGTATTTGCAGTTTGTGGACCGAAGATACGTATCAAGCGGCTAGGCACCAAACTGCGGCGGTTAACTTGTTGATGCTCAGGGCTATGGAACATTTAGTTATGCAACAACAAGTTAAGTGCCACTATGTGCGATTTTGTTAATAATAACGAAGAACCAGCAACAGAATATTAGGTCTTCAAATACCTATTACTATTTGATTATAAAACAATTTCAGAGAAACATATACTACAGGTAAATAAGTGTCCAACTCacaaaacaaatagcagaaaaagaagGAAGTGGCAGTATCATTCCTAAATTCTGACTACCTGACAAGGAACTGAACCAACATCCTTCTGGGTACACGTTTACCATCTGTGCTAGGACACCTACTTCAAGGCCTTAGTGGATGACTTATAATGAATTATTAATGAAAGCTTATGACCTTGCTGTATGCATTACTAAACTGCTTGGTGAAATTAAATCCAAACAACCAACTGTACACTTACAGTGTGATACAGTAAAAAACAAGCATGCACTAATGATAATGCACTGCAGGTCCTATAGCAATAACTCGTACTACATACTGTACCTGTGTTATATGGGAGGATGTTACAGAACGCCAAATACCACTTGGTGAATCAATTCTTTGAATAAGGCGGATAGATAGTTGATGCGTAACTTGTAACCCCGCTTTATGATAGTGGCGCTTAAGTTTTCCTTCTGTTACAACTGTTTAAATTCAAACAGAGCTCCATGAGTATTCGAGCAGTTAGATCAACTCTTTAGGCAATAGATGGTACTAGCATTCCGTTTTTTGAAAATTGTCGCATAGccggttgatgcataacaccatccaaataAGACTATCCATTCATTTCAAACATTGACATTCTTAAAATgaatatttggaagagaaaaaTAAATGCACAGATCAGTGTGTTTCAAACTGAAGtcaaggttcaatattgtgcacaTAATATCAAAAAATTCTTGTTCTTAAAGATGTCAGGTCAGTATTTGCCCAGCATCATTACATATTGGTATTTTCAGGCACAATTACAAAATGTTTTCAGTTACGGTATATTTTCAGAACCGCCTTGTCGCTCTAAAGCATACATATTCTTATGCCCTTATTTGATGTGCTAATCTGACAGAATATTGTATTGCCCAGATGATTAGTGAAGTTGGTAATAGGGTCCTGTTCTGTGTTCAGGGTTAAGGGATCAAATTATGGCGTAGTTTgttgatatttaaaaatatttaaatgcaATGAGCACTTAAGATTTTCTAGCACCTGAAATATAGAGCTTTAGAGCTTTTGTATGTTCTGAGATTTTTTTGGTATACATTGCTTCCTGTATGTCATTTCTAAGACTAATTCATTCAAATCTTTATCCCTCATGTTACTTAATTGTACCATACTGTCTTCATATACACTGTTGACTAAATATATTTCTCTTCCAGCTTGCTCTAATAAAGTCTCATCCTGGTGATCCAAACAGTCTGGGTGCTGCAGAAAAGTTCTATTTGAAACTATCAGAAGTTCCAGGCTTTGCAGTACGAGTTGAAGCTATGTTACTGGTAAGTTTATTTTCAACAGGAAATGCCATTTGTCTTCTTCCGATAACAGGTTGCCAAGTATACAAAGCATTCCAAACACACACATCTTTATAACAGAGATGATAAGAGTAACACAACAAAGCGTGAGATTCGTActttgtggtgatgatgatgatatgcaggCCCACTTAGTGTTTTATGAGTTTTTCTGTATTCATTGTTCATACTATTTAGTTCAGTGTGTGGAATACCATACTGTAGTCAGTGTGCAAGAGTTTAATATATTTTTGGAAGAACAGTATTTGATGTGCTAATCTGACAGTATATTGTATTGTCCAGACAATTAGTGAAGTTGTAATAGGGTCCCCTTTTGTGTTCAGGGTTAAGGGATCAAATTTGGGCATAGTTGGTTGGTATTTTAAAGAAGTCTTTGATTTCAAGTGATATGCACAACATAAAATTAGCATaccattcttcttaaaatgtatgGTTTTCACATGAGTCCTTGAAGAGAATTTTAAATGCATGCTATTTTTAATAAAACTGAAATCCCTTGCAAGAACTAAATTGCAGACACTGTATTGCTAAAATTAACGTTTTCTCATCAATATGATGCTTATTATTTTTAACAGAGAGAAGAGTTTCCATCACGAGTAGCAGAACTGAAACCACAACTACAGTCGGTGATAGATACATCAGAAAAACTCATGGAAAACGTTGGTCTTAAAGAATTTATGCTTCTGATTCTGCAGCTTGGAAACTTCATTAATGCTGTAAGTTTGATTGATAATTTTTTCCTGAACACTATTATGAAAAACTGGTGTAGATTTGTAAGCACataccgtataatcttgaataccacccgcactgttttttcgaaaatatctcttccaaaattgggtgcgggtcttatttaaaattttgggaaatttgtCTTTCTGAATGCATATAAATTGGGCATCACCGCCCAGCGCGGCTTGACAACAATaatctctccgctctcagtatatgcTACTTCCGCGCTT is drawn from Anabrus simplex isolate iqAnaSimp1 chromosome 1, ASM4041472v1, whole genome shotgun sequence and contains these coding sequences:
- the LOC136857189 gene encoding inverted formin-2 isoform X3, yielding MPHEDASTGSSEPNSPGIQTEGRSTPNSEDLSLPLKSPEEMQPKITGSRAKEIEQSTSRYSTEQISMFRAIQGKSAGKRPLSPTVEEDEPNTRLRRSLSEPSGCPDTTDQMETAPPALMTTAGAMSSQELWSRAVLRAREAPLSRKTLRRTSSQQLLRDLRQGHDLSRWEPDLCIQLLCIPAAQNYAAIRKLIERAPKKWRLEFLERDGLGVLLESLERLCERRGTCSVADTLAQTQCVACIKEAINSPSGLQYIVGRPEYTRQMANILTSHNTTVKLQVFELLCAVCMASPRGHSLALDALQHFKVSHGLRYRFEVVINELRDADNIVYKTTLLAFINCLILGCSELHQRNRIRKELLGLGLNALLSTLREDDDEELNIQLAVFDENQHGDEEQLGPLHLSHQQLFETVFYKVMESPQALSFHALLLNLSQLDPADRKSDHIWQALEDVSSEVLPGKSKSYIQSSVNQCNNRNRGRYRRSKSMTVPTPVNTYAIDINTARPTCCVATQTDIRYVNVAVQSDESTVPAGVSHSQLLPETTRTATGDSVLSEHLPLSGKTEPLPQVPLVPAAPPPPPPPPPSMFGMAGSVPPPPPLPSLNGSPPPPPPPPPPPPMPVVNSAVIPPPPPPMPGMISATIPPPPPPPPMPGAERMTLPPPPPPPPPMPGMAGLAAPPPPPPMPGMAGIGAPPPPPMPSMGNLPPPPPPPPCLPGVTPPPPPPGMPGTGVSSVDEPMNFSKRIVSGYMTCPNRRSLPADLSGFDKFNTVPRRKMRTLNWNKIPVSVIDNSMWRELPKTPSTLSVDFIRMEELFCQNSSSKRPKSAPAPIAMAEVNLLDSKRSLAVNIFLKQFKKSSDEIIDSIREAKGDIIGAEKLRNLLRLLPEKHELALIKSHPGDPNSLGAAEKFYLKLSEVPGFAVRVEAMLLREEFPSRVAELKPQLQSVIDTSEKLMENVGLKEFMLLILQLGNFINAGSYAGNAAGYKLNTLSKLLDTRANKPRITFLHYAVEVAEGSNKEAFAFTEQLKTLKELSRLSLEGLEGEVKTLSEDVQHVNLMLKESSSEICSLFSEFLEHALNDVKDLVDMLEKVKAISLRLAQYFCEDPVTFKPEDCFKQFSDFFDKIKKAQVENEQRRKQEERAKQRQLNQTANESKRKISKSSINRKHVEETCLIDTLMEEIRSGNFKLRRNEG
- the LOC136857189 gene encoding inverted formin-2 isoform X4 — encoded protein: MLREVIAVPGRKLGHVVWTVVKWLAGIYTSAADISTGWCFIWKVDWLEGALMPHEDASTGSSEPNSPGIQTEGRSTPNSEDLSLPLKSPEEMQPKITGSRAKEIEQSTSRYSTEQISMFRAIQGKSAGKRPLSPTVEEDEPNTRLRRSLSEPSGCPDTTDQMETAPPALMTTAGAMSSQELWSRAVLRAREAPLSRKTLRRTSSQQLLRDLRQGHDLSRWEPDLCIQLLCIPAAQNYAAIRKLIERAPKKWRLEFLERDGLGVLLESLERLCERRGTCSVADTLAQTQCVACIKEAINSPSGLQYIVGRPEYTRQMANILTSHNTTVKLQVFELLCAVCMASPRGHSLALDALQHFKVSHGLRYRFEVVINELRDADNIVYKTTLLAFINCLILGCSELHQRNRIRKELLGLGLNALLSTLREDDDEELNIQLAVFDENQHGDEEQLGPLHLSHQQLFETVFYKVMESPQALSFHALLLNLSQLDPADRKSDHIWQALEDVSSEVLPGKSKSYIQSSVNQCNNRNRGRYRRSKSMTVPTPVNTYAIDINTARPTCCVATQTDIRYVNVAVQSDESTVPAGVSHSQLLPETTRTATGDSVLSEHLPLSGKTEPLPQVPLVPAAPPPPPPPPPSMFGMAGSVPPPPPLPSLNGSPPPPPPPPPPPPMPVVNSAVIPPPPPPMPGMISATIPPPPPPPPMPGAERMTLPPPPPPPPPMPGMAGLAAPPPPPPMPGMAGIGAPPPPPMPSMGNLPPPPPPPPCLPGVTPPPPPPGMPGTGVSSVDEPMNFSKRIVSGYMTCPNRRSLPADLSGFDKFNTVPRRKMRTLNWNKIPVSVIDNSMWRELPKTPSTLSVDFIRMEELFCQNSSSKRPKSAPAPIAMAEVNLLDSKRSLAVNIFLKQFKKSSDEIIDSIREAKGDIIGAEKLRNLLRLLPEKHELALIKSHPGDPNSLGAAEKFYLKLSEVPGFAVRVEAMLLREEFPSRVAELKPQLQSVIDTSEKLMENVGLKEFMLLILQLGNFINAGSYAGNAAGYKLNTLSKLLDTRANKPRITFLHYAVEVAEGSNKEAFAFTEQLKTLKELSRLSLEGLEGEVKTLSEDVQHVNLMLKESSSEICSLFFRIFGACSE